In one window of Comamonas testosteroni DNA:
- a CDS encoding MBL fold metallo-hydrolase, giving the protein MSTNVMHIEPFFDTVTGTVSYVLADTISGQVAVIDPVLDFEPKSGTLSSRSADKLIDYVRGNGWQLQWIVETHAHADHLSAAQHIRHHLGGKVAIGAHICDVQAVFRKIYHFERSFLPDGSQFDHLVQDGERLPLGQLELLAMHVPGHTPADMAYRVEDAVFVGDTLFMPDVGTARADFPGGDAATLYRSIRRILELPEQTRIFVCHDYPPAGRKPCWQTTVQAQRSGNIHVHDGISEAEFVQMRTARDATLEMPTLILPSVQVNVRAGKLPPAQDDGRTYIQLPINAFAKNGQLPQGLQQ; this is encoded by the coding sequence ATGTCAACCAATGTGATGCATATCGAGCCGTTTTTTGATACAGTAACCGGCACTGTGAGCTATGTTCTGGCCGATACGATCAGTGGCCAGGTCGCAGTGATCGACCCGGTGCTGGATTTCGAGCCTAAATCCGGCACCCTGAGCAGCCGTTCCGCGGACAAGCTGATCGACTATGTGCGAGGCAATGGCTGGCAGCTGCAGTGGATTGTGGAAACCCACGCCCATGCGGATCATCTCTCCGCAGCCCAGCATATTCGCCATCATCTGGGCGGCAAGGTGGCGATCGGAGCCCATATCTGCGATGTGCAGGCCGTGTTTCGCAAGATCTATCACTTCGAGCGCAGCTTCTTGCCCGACGGCAGCCAGTTCGACCATCTGGTGCAGGATGGCGAACGTCTGCCGCTGGGGCAGCTGGAGTTGCTGGCCATGCATGTGCCCGGCCATACTCCTGCCGATATGGCCTACCGTGTGGAGGATGCCGTGTTTGTAGGCGATACCCTGTTCATGCCCGATGTGGGCACGGCACGTGCCGACTTTCCCGGCGGCGATGCGGCGACGCTCTATCGTTCGATTCGGCGCATTCTTGAACTACCTGAGCAGACCCGCATCTTTGTCTGCCACGATTACCCGCCGGCGGGGCGCAAGCCGTGTTGGCAGACCACGGTGCAGGCCCAGCGCAGCGGCAACATCCATGTGCATGATGGCATCAGCGAAGCTGAGTTCGTGCAGATGCGCACTGCCCGCGACGCCACGCTGGAGATGCCCACGCTGATTCTGCCCTCAGTGCAGGTCAATGTGCGTGCCGGCAAGCTGCCGCCTGCACAGGACGATGGCCGCACCTATATTCAGCTGCCCATCAATGCCTTTGCCAAGAATGGGCAGCTTCCGCAGGGCCTGCAGCAGTGA
- a CDS encoding LysR family transcriptional regulator, which translates to MSDFTSPRSFLRQIDLSSLDLFVLICEHGSIARAAEQGGMVASAVSKRVAELESLARTPLLLRHARGVRPTPAGELLLEHARTILLGVEHLRDDLGEYARGVRGLVRLSANASAVEQFLPEDIAAFVKHHPDIRIDLRQATSRSVARAVRDHMADLGVCSPSDEVEGLESMPYRHERMVLIMPNDHALARHQELAYEEALDYAQIGLRDSSIVQEVLNQQARAGRRMLRQRIEVDSLSAMCRMIECGLGVGVMPEGAYQRLGEARALHAVPLTDAWAERSLKLYANSFADLPAPARHFAQALMPKE; encoded by the coding sequence ATGTCCGACTTCACTTCGCCGCGTAGCTTTCTGCGCCAGATAGACCTTTCATCGCTGGATCTGTTCGTGCTGATCTGCGAGCACGGCAGTATTGCGCGGGCGGCCGAGCAGGGCGGCATGGTCGCCTCGGCGGTCAGCAAGCGTGTCGCCGAACTGGAATCCCTGGCCCGCACTCCCTTGCTGCTGCGCCATGCCCGCGGGGTGCGCCCGACCCCTGCTGGAGAGTTGCTGCTCGAGCATGCGCGCACGATTCTTCTGGGTGTCGAACACCTGCGCGACGACCTTGGCGAATATGCGCGGGGCGTACGTGGGCTGGTGCGCCTCAGTGCCAATGCTTCGGCCGTGGAGCAGTTCTTGCCCGAGGATATTGCTGCCTTCGTGAAGCATCATCCCGACATCCGCATCGATCTGCGTCAGGCAACCAGTCGCTCGGTAGCGCGCGCCGTGCGCGATCACATGGCCGATCTGGGGGTCTGCAGTCCCAGTGATGAAGTCGAGGGGCTGGAGTCCATGCCGTACCGGCATGAACGTATGGTGCTGATCATGCCCAACGACCACGCTCTGGCCCGGCATCAGGAGCTGGCCTATGAAGAAGCCCTGGACTACGCCCAGATCGGTTTGCGCGACAGCAGCATCGTTCAGGAGGTGCTCAATCAGCAAGCCCGCGCCGGCCGACGCATGCTGCGCCAGCGCATCGAGGTCGACAGCCTCAGTGCCATGTGCCGAATGATCGAATGCGGGCTGGGTGTCGGCGTCATGCCCGAAGGCGCATACCAGAGACTGGGCGAGGCTCGCGCTTTGCATGCGGTGCCGCTGACCGATGCCTGGGCGGAGCGCAGCCTCAAGCTGTATGCCAATAGCTTTGCCGATCTGCCTGCACCGGCCAGACATTTTGCACAGGCACTGATGCCGAAGGAGTGA
- a CDS encoding ArsR/SmtB family transcription factor, producing the protein MNSSTFDQAQSTLDLHAMRTHAGEAVAMLKLLGNEDRLLLLCQLSLQERTVGELEQLTGVSQPTLSQQLGILRREGLATTRREGKFIWYQLADVRALELMQTLYQLFCQTGETT; encoded by the coding sequence GTGAACTCATCAACCTTTGACCAAGCACAGTCCACGCTGGATTTGCATGCCATGCGAACCCATGCGGGTGAAGCTGTGGCCATGCTCAAGCTGCTGGGCAATGAAGACCGACTGCTGCTGCTGTGCCAGCTCTCCCTGCAAGAGCGCACCGTGGGCGAGCTGGAGCAACTGACAGGCGTGTCCCAGCCGACCCTGTCCCAGCAACTGGGCATTCTGCGGCGTGAGGGTCTGGCCACCACCCGCCGCGAAGGCAAATTCATCTGGTATCAGCTGGCCGATGTCCGCGCCCTTGAGCTGATGCAAACCTTGTATCAATTGTTCTGCCAAACAGGAGAGACAACATGA
- a CDS encoding hydantoinase/carbamoylase family amidase, whose amino-acid sequence MMACNTMTDTSALAQALLSEIRDATRDGLGVTRESYGEGETAALRILEDRAADLGLGHEWDRAGNLWLSLPEETRTEPYVVVGSHADSVPQGGNFDGLAGIVAGMLMLLQLRGRHEQAPPLRVLALRGEESAWYGKAYLGSLSLLGKLPAATLKRPHRDGAGVLGEAMSRCGADIDAIQRAEPLLDLANVSAYLELHIEQGPVMVNRGWPVALVTGIRGNIRHNLIRCIGETGHSGAVPRWLRKDALLAVAELLSRMDEHWRVLLQMGMDMVMTTGICSTSAQSHAVSVIPGEVAFSFEVRSQDTQTLERFYTLMREECQAIERARGVRFEFDERLFTEPATMDASWLNRLEAAAEQDMKLERMASGAGHDAAVFANAGVPSAMVFIRNENGSHNPHEAMDIGDFLAGVDLLTRALIA is encoded by the coding sequence ATGATGGCCTGCAACACCATGACGGATACCAGCGCACTGGCGCAAGCCCTGCTGTCTGAAATTCGCGATGCCACCCGTGACGGCCTTGGCGTCACCCGTGAAAGCTATGGCGAAGGCGAGACAGCCGCGCTGCGCATACTTGAGGACCGGGCCGCAGATCTGGGCCTGGGTCATGAATGGGATCGAGCCGGCAACCTGTGGCTGAGCCTGCCAGAGGAGACCCGGACGGAGCCCTACGTCGTGGTCGGCTCGCATGCCGATTCCGTGCCACAGGGCGGCAACTTCGACGGACTGGCAGGCATTGTCGCCGGCATGCTGATGCTGCTTCAGCTGCGCGGCCGCCACGAACAGGCTCCGCCACTGCGCGTTCTGGCCCTGCGCGGCGAGGAAAGCGCCTGGTACGGCAAGGCCTACCTTGGCTCTCTGTCCCTGCTGGGCAAGCTGCCCGCCGCCACCTTGAAACGCCCGCACCGCGATGGCGCAGGCGTGCTCGGCGAGGCCATGTCGCGCTGCGGCGCCGATATCGACGCCATTCAACGCGCCGAGCCGCTGCTCGATCTCGCGAATGTATCGGCCTATCTGGAGCTGCACATAGAGCAGGGTCCGGTCATGGTCAATCGGGGCTGGCCGGTGGCCCTGGTTACAGGCATCCGCGGCAACATCCGCCACAACCTGATCCGCTGCATCGGCGAAACCGGCCACTCGGGTGCCGTGCCGCGCTGGCTGCGCAAGGATGCATTGCTGGCGGTTGCAGAGCTGCTGTCGCGCATGGACGAACACTGGCGCGTGCTGCTGCAGATGGGCATGGACATGGTGATGACCACGGGCATCTGCTCCACCTCGGCTCAATCGCATGCAGTTTCCGTCATTCCCGGCGAAGTGGCCTTCAGCTTCGAGGTACGCAGCCAGGACACCCAGACGCTGGAGCGCTTTTATACCCTGATGCGCGAAGAGTGCCAGGCCATAGAGCGCGCCCGCGGCGTGCGTTTCGAGTTCGACGAGCGCCTGTTCACGGAGCCTGCCACCATGGATGCAAGCTGGCTGAACCGTCTGGAAGCAGCCGCTGAGCAAGACATGAAGCTGGAGCGCATGGCAAGCGGTGCCGGCCATGATGCAGCAGTGTTTGCCAATGCAGGCGTGCCGTCGGCCATGGTCTTCATTCGCAACGAAAATGGCTCTCACAATCCGCATGAGGCCATGGACATCGGCGACTTCCTGGCAGGAGTCGATCTGCTGACCCGTGCGCTGATTGCCTGA
- a CDS encoding YeeE/YedE family protein, with protein MNILWSEFTPWTSLAGGLLIGLSAALLIVLLGRVAGISGIVGALLQLPTWSAIKQWGWRLAFIVGMVAAPLVWSLFAPLPAMQLPSSPAVIIAAGLLVGFGTRMSSGCTSGHGVCGLSRLSPRSLAATVTFIATGAITVFVMRHVIA; from the coding sequence ATGAATATCTTATGGAGTGAATTCACGCCCTGGACATCGCTGGCCGGTGGCCTGCTGATCGGCCTGTCCGCAGCCCTGCTCATTGTCTTGCTGGGTCGCGTGGCCGGCATCAGCGGCATTGTCGGGGCCTTGCTGCAATTGCCGACCTGGTCCGCCATCAAGCAGTGGGGCTGGCGCCTGGCATTCATCGTGGGCATGGTTGCCGCGCCGTTGGTCTGGTCGCTGTTTGCCCCGCTGCCAGCCATGCAGCTGCCTTCCAGCCCGGCAGTCATCATTGCCGCCGGCCTGCTGGTGGGCTTTGGCACGCGCATGAGCTCGGGCTGCACCAGCGGCCACGGCGTGTGCGGCCTGTCGCGCCTGTCACCGCGCTCTCTGGCCGCTACGGTGACGTTTATCGCCACGGGCGCCATCACCGTGTTCGTGATGCGCCATGTCATTGCTTGA
- a CDS encoding YeeE/YedE family protein, translating to MIINIAALLCGLVFGLGLILSGMGNPAKVQNFLDFFGRWDPSLGFVMGGAIAVGLIAFTWAKRRKTALLGEPMQLPTSTVIDRKLLTGSALFGIGWGLAGFCPGPALMNLATLTPQVWLFVAAMLAGMWAQHLWAAKKS from the coding sequence ATGATCATCAATATTGCTGCCTTGCTCTGCGGATTGGTATTTGGCCTGGGTCTGATTCTTTCGGGTATGGGCAACCCCGCCAAGGTGCAGAACTTTCTGGATTTTTTCGGTCGATGGGATCCTTCGCTGGGTTTCGTCATGGGCGGAGCCATCGCCGTTGGCTTGATTGCCTTCACCTGGGCCAAGCGCCGCAAGACCGCTTTGTTGGGCGAGCCCATGCAACTGCCCACCAGCACCGTCATTGATCGCAAGCTGCTGACAGGCTCAGCCCTGTTTGGCATAGGCTGGGGGCTGGCAGGTTTTTGCCCCGGCCCGGCGCTGATGAATCTGGCGACCCTCACACCGCAAGTCTGGCTGTTTGTCGCCGCCATGCTGGCCGGCATGTGGGCGCAGCATCTGTGGGCTGCAAAGAAAAGCTGA
- a CDS encoding MBL fold metallo-hydrolase, translated as MKKISRLSRYAFVTALALSPLGPGTASAHDQDDRGGSGAKSPAVLAARAQVFKANPQMVSSIMEGGGFGTELSYAVANSMYSRTDQNAIADARARLKVEAVAPRTWLLRFPIVNVVVFETDEGLVLVDSGYAPAGPALAEALSKLSDKPLHTVILTHFHADHAFGAWALMDQKPRVVTEQRFISQMELDMRSNGLIARNNQQSVADVPRTWADAVRPTQTFRDKTTLKIGGEDFVLTHARGETEDQIWVAVPGRKIVASADYFQGFLPNAGNGKRRQRYPEEWAQALRDMAALKPELLLPAHGPAITKHEEIQDRLPAQAQMLDSISRQVVAGLNSGERRDLVIDKVALPPELAGRSDARELYVSAKDIGRMVVSEYSGWWDDIPSHWRPAPLAHEAKEIVQLAGGARQVIRRATALADRNPELASHLADWAWYADSDDPEVAQGALNVYARRVAKPLPTQEVLVYAEHMVRLQLKLNELNSAREPSVSQSSTVH; from the coding sequence ATGAAAAAAATATCTCGGCTCTCCCGATACGCCTTTGTCACGGCCCTGGCACTGAGCCCGCTCGGTCCGGGCACGGCCAGCGCCCACGATCAGGATGATCGCGGAGGTTCAGGAGCGAAAAGCCCCGCCGTGCTTGCTGCCCGCGCCCAGGTGTTCAAGGCCAATCCGCAGATGGTCAGCTCCATCATGGAAGGCGGTGGCTTTGGCACCGAGCTGTCGTATGCAGTGGCCAACAGCATGTACAGCCGAACCGATCAGAACGCCATTGCAGATGCCCGAGCCAGGCTCAAAGTCGAGGCTGTGGCTCCACGCACCTGGCTGCTGCGTTTTCCCATCGTCAATGTGGTGGTCTTCGAGACCGACGAAGGCCTGGTCTTGGTCGATAGCGGCTACGCACCTGCAGGCCCGGCCTTGGCCGAGGCGCTGAGCAAGCTCAGCGACAAGCCGCTGCACACCGTCATCCTCACGCACTTTCATGCCGACCACGCCTTTGGCGCCTGGGCGCTGATGGATCAGAAGCCGCGTGTAGTGACCGAGCAGCGCTTCATCTCCCAGATGGAGCTGGACATGCGCAGCAACGGTCTGATCGCGCGCAACAACCAGCAAAGCGTAGCCGACGTGCCGCGCACCTGGGCAGATGCAGTTCGGCCCACCCAGACTTTCAGGGACAAGACCACACTCAAAATTGGCGGCGAAGACTTTGTGCTGACCCATGCGCGCGGCGAGACCGAAGACCAGATATGGGTTGCCGTTCCAGGCCGGAAAATCGTGGCCAGCGCGGATTATTTCCAGGGTTTTCTGCCCAATGCAGGCAACGGCAAGCGACGCCAGCGCTACCCCGAGGAGTGGGCCCAGGCCCTGCGCGACATGGCTGCACTCAAGCCCGAGCTGCTGCTGCCGGCGCATGGCCCGGCCATCACCAAGCACGAGGAAATTCAGGACCGACTGCCCGCCCAGGCCCAGATGCTGGACAGCATCTCCAGGCAGGTGGTGGCAGGCCTGAACAGCGGCGAGCGCCGTGATCTGGTGATTGACAAGGTCGCACTGCCGCCGGAGCTGGCCGGGCGAAGCGATGCACGCGAGCTATATGTGTCTGCCAAGGACATCGGCCGCATGGTGGTCAGCGAGTACAGCGGCTGGTGGGACGATATTCCATCGCACTGGCGCCCAGCGCCCCTGGCCCATGAGGCCAAAGAAATCGTGCAGCTGGCCGGCGGTGCCAGGCAGGTGATTCGGCGTGCCACAGCCTTGGCCGACCGCAACCCGGAGCTGGCCTCGCATCTGGCCGACTGGGCCTGGTACGCAGACAGCGACGACCCCGAGGTGGCCCAGGGGGCGCTGAACGTCTATGCCCGCCGTGTCGCCAAGCCTCTGCCCACGCAGGAAGTGCTGGTCTATGCCGAGCACATGGTGCGCCTGCAGCTCAAGCTCAATGAGCTGAACAGCGCACGCGAGCCCAGCGTCAGTCAGAGCAGCACAGTGCATTAA
- a CDS encoding orotate phosphoribosyltransferase — protein sequence MLLSASDAPRVAQALVGLGAVRIASHQPFIYTSGWASPVYVDAQVLMSDVALRSEIMDIAARCMRPLIAARGINAIVGTESSGIAFSAWLAERLELPMLYLRKRPVGWDITAQLEGRLPADAKVLLVDDVTTDGRSKAGTVAALRRAGPVVEDVLVLLDYALYAPQAGTLADHALSLHALATWNQLHEALLASGQLSAEQKATLADFSASPVDWSIRHGGSGA from the coding sequence ATGCTTCTTTCCGCTTCCGACGCGCCACGCGTTGCCCAGGCCCTGGTCGGCCTCGGCGCTGTACGTATTGCTTCGCATCAACCGTTCATCTACACCTCGGGCTGGGCCAGCCCCGTCTATGTGGATGCCCAGGTCCTGATGTCCGATGTCGCTCTGCGCAGCGAAATCATGGACATCGCAGCCCGCTGCATGCGGCCACTGATTGCCGCCCGCGGCATCAATGCCATCGTGGGAACAGAAAGCTCGGGCATTGCCTTTTCGGCATGGCTGGCCGAGCGACTGGAGCTGCCCATGCTCTATTTGCGCAAGCGCCCTGTCGGCTGGGACATCACAGCCCAGCTCGAAGGCCGCCTACCTGCCGATGCCAAGGTCCTGCTGGTGGATGACGTCACCACCGATGGTCGCTCCAAGGCCGGGACGGTTGCCGCCCTGCGCCGCGCCGGCCCCGTGGTCGAGGACGTGCTGGTTCTGCTCGACTATGCGCTGTATGCCCCCCAGGCTGGCACGCTGGCCGATCACGCCTTGTCCCTGCATGCACTGGCGACCTGGAATCAGCTGCATGAAGCGCTGCTGGCGAGCGGACAGCTCAGTGCCGAGCAAAAGGCCACGCTGGCGGACTTCTCGGCCTCGCCTGTGGACTGGTCCATCCGACATGGAGGTAGCGGAGCATGA
- a CDS encoding DUF1254 domain-containing protein, with protein MSKLNRAGLRAMAAAALGLCLGMAHAQTPAATEEQALDSLIREAMLYAYPYQEFMKMRHEALEVKDSPTATTLNHFRHSRHLATPKDRWANGPIRDTFYSTAWLDLEKSPLVLSLPETHGRYYVIAMIGADLNTFSYVGRRIGGTKARKVALVGPRWSGKIPQVDQIVRAPTRDVYLNLRVLVTGEDDLKTAHAVQDGFRMEPVLKSHEESPKIKPQAQDWSLFVDVSNEALVRNPPPAAEQALLQRFASVGICGKACSWDKLPEAVQQRWRALAPEIEKNELKNRLNADRKTAEPGRRNGWTPYRLPDGFGTNYAMRAQSAAMSGGILGLTAAEATYFAASVDGNNQALGKGQAYRLHLPQGRLPSDAFWSISLYEFVTGGQYMVDNPINRYSIGDRTKGMKFNADGSLDIWLQPTDPGPEKRANWLPTPEKNLFYLMARAYQPWPEVQDPSWILEPVQRISPQ; from the coding sequence ATGTCAAAGTTGAACCGCGCCGGGCTGCGCGCCATGGCGGCTGCTGCATTGGGCCTTTGCCTGGGCATGGCCCATGCCCAGACGCCCGCTGCCACCGAAGAGCAGGCTCTGGACAGCCTGATCCGTGAGGCCATGCTCTATGCCTACCCCTATCAGGAATTCATGAAAATGCGACATGAAGCCCTGGAGGTCAAGGACTCGCCCACCGCCACCACGCTCAACCACTTCCGCCACTCGCGCCACCTGGCCACGCCCAAGGACCGCTGGGCCAACGGCCCGATTCGCGACACCTTCTACTCCACCGCCTGGCTGGATCTCGAAAAGTCTCCCCTGGTGCTGTCCCTGCCCGAAACCCATGGCCGCTACTACGTGATCGCCATGATCGGGGCAGACCTCAACACCTTCTCCTACGTGGGCCGGCGTATTGGCGGCACCAAGGCACGCAAGGTGGCCCTGGTCGGCCCGCGCTGGAGCGGCAAGATCCCGCAGGTCGACCAGATCGTGCGCGCGCCCACGCGGGACGTCTATCTGAATCTGCGCGTGCTGGTCACCGGTGAAGATGACCTCAAGACCGCCCATGCAGTACAGGATGGGTTTCGCATGGAGCCTGTGCTCAAGTCCCACGAAGAGAGCCCGAAGATCAAGCCGCAAGCCCAGGACTGGAGCCTCTTTGTCGATGTGAGCAATGAGGCCCTGGTGCGCAACCCACCGCCCGCCGCAGAGCAAGCACTGCTGCAGCGCTTTGCCAGCGTGGGCATCTGCGGCAAGGCCTGCAGCTGGGACAAGCTGCCCGAGGCCGTGCAGCAGCGCTGGCGGGCTTTGGCACCCGAGATCGAGAAAAACGAACTCAAAAATCGCCTGAATGCCGACCGCAAGACGGCTGAGCCTGGACGCAGAAACGGCTGGACTCCTTATCGCCTGCCGGACGGCTTTGGCACAAACTACGCCATGCGTGCCCAATCGGCAGCCATGTCGGGCGGCATTCTTGGGCTGACCGCAGCAGAAGCCACCTATTTCGCTGCCAGTGTGGACGGCAACAATCAGGCGCTCGGCAAGGGACAGGCTTACCGCCTACATCTGCCCCAAGGTCGCCTGCCCTCCGATGCCTTCTGGTCCATCTCCCTCTATGAGTTTGTGACCGGAGGCCAGTACATGGTGGACAACCCCATCAACCGCTACTCCATTGGCGACCGCACCAAGGGCATGAAGTTCAACGCCGACGGCAGCCTGGACATCTGGTTGCAGCCCACAGACCCGGGCCCTGAAAAGCGTGCCAACTGGCTGCCCACGCCCGAGAAGAACCTGTTCTATCTGATGGCCCGCGCCTACCAGCCCTGGCCCGAGGTGCAAGACCCTTCGTGGATCCTGGAGCCGGTTCAACGAATCAGCCCCCAATGA